A window of Proteus columbae contains these coding sequences:
- a CDS encoding fimbrial protein encodes MKLNKLGLVLGLGLTVAAGSAFAADQGHGTVEFWGSIIDAPCSIDPNSGDQRVPLGQVSANALKDGGRSVSNTFKIKLLQCSTETYKTVQTTFTGAEAAAILPGSLGIEGLAKNAAVVITDAGGTQIKLGEPTKAQTIRDGSNDLNFAAYLQGSATDAAVPGDFTAIATFALTYQ; translated from the coding sequence ATGAAATTAAATAAATTAGGTTTAGTTTTAGGTTTAGGCTTAACTGTTGCTGCTGGTTCTGCATTCGCTGCTGATCAAGGTCATGGTACTGTAGAATTTTGGGGTTCAATCATTGATGCTCCATGTTCAATTGATCCTAACTCAGGCGACCAACGTGTTCCACTCGGACAAGTTTCAGCAAATGCACTGAAAGATGGCGGCCGTAGTGTTTCTAATACTTTCAAAATTAAATTACTGCAATGCTCTACTGAAACTTATAAAACAGTTCAAACTACCTTCACTGGTGCTGAAGCAGCGGCTATTCTGCCAGGCTCTTTAGGCATCGAAGGTTTAGCGAAAAATGCAGCAGTTGTTATTACTGATGCTGGTGGTACACAAATTAAATTAGGTGAACCAACAAAAGCTCAAACTATTCGTGACGGTTCAAATGATCTGAACTTTGCTGCTTACTTACAAGGTTCTGCAACAGATGCAGCTGTACCTGGTGACTTTACTGCAATCGCTACTTTTGCATTAACTTACCAATAA